In a genomic window of Gossypium arboreum isolate Shixiya-1 chromosome 9, ASM2569848v2, whole genome shotgun sequence:
- the LOC108454424 gene encoding uncharacterized WD repeat-containing protein C2A9.03-like isoform X1: MIIIHPTPKASIKPGQFSYDMDEDSCGSAADGDVDADEYDMLTKVTDTSALQARKGKDIQGIPWERLNITRESYRLTRLEQYKNYENIPSSGETVDKEYKQIEKGGNYYEFFHNTRSVKPTILHFQLRNLVWTTSKHDVYLMSNYSVMHWSSLSCNLSEVLNFAGHVAPTEKHPGSLLEGFTQTQISTLAVKDNFMVAGGFQGELAFKHLDRKGITFCTRTTYDDNAITNAIEIYDSLSGGINFMASNNDCSMREYDTERFQLLNHFQFPWPVNHTSISPDRRLITVVGDHLDALLVDSQNGKAVATAVGHRDYSFASAWHPDGRVFATGNQDKTCRVWDIRKLATPVATLKGNLGAVRSIRFSSDGQFMIVAEPADFVHVYNTKSNYTERQEMDFFGEISGVSVSPDDECLYIGIWDRTYASLLQYNKRHSYGYLDSYL, from the exons ATGATAATTATCCACCCAACGCCCAAAGCTTCCATAAAACCTGGCCAATTTTCAT ATGATATGGATGAAGACAGCTGCGGTAGTGCTGCTGATGGAGATGTGGATGCCGATGAATATGACATG CTGACCAAGGTGACTGATACATCCGCTTTACAAGCGCGCAAGGGGAAAGACATACAGGGTATTCCGTGGGAAAGATTGAACATAACTAGGGAAAGCTATAGACTGACGAGGCTTGAACAGTACAAAAATTATGAGAATATCCCGTCCTCAGGTGAAACTGTCGACAAG GAATACAAACAGATAGAAAAGGGTGGGAACTACTATGAATTTTTTCACAACACGAGATCGGTTAAGCCTACAATCCTCCATTTTCAG CTCAGAAACTTGGTTTGGACTACTTCAAAGCATGATGTTTACCTTATGTCCAATTATTCAGTTATGCATTGGTCATCCTTATCATGTAATCTGTCCGAGGTCCTTAATTTTGCTGGGCATGTGGCACCTACCGAG AAACATCCGGGAAGTTTGTTAGAAGGTTTTACACAAACTCAAATAAGCACGCTAGCGGTCAAGGATAATTTTATGGTTGCAGGAGGCTTCCAAGGAGAGCTTGCTTTTAAG CACTTGGACAGAAAAGGCATAACCTTCTGTACTCGGACAACATATGATGATAATGCAATTACAAATGCTATCGAGATATATGACAGCTTGAG TGGTGGTATTAATTTTATGGCCTCGAATAACGACTGTAGCATGAGAGAATACGATACCGAGAGATTTCAACTTTTGAATCATTTCCAATTCCCTTGGCCTGTAAAC CATACATCAATCAGCCCGGATCGGAGACTTATTACTGTAGTTGGAGATCACTTGGATGCGTTGCTTGTGGATTCACAGAACGGAAAG GCCGTAGCCACAGCAGTAGGTCATCGAGATTACTCCTTTGCATCAGCATGGCACCCAGACGGACGGGTATTTGCCACAGGAAATCAAGACAAGACCTGCCGTGTATGGGACATAAGAAAGCTGGCAACGCCGGTTGCGACTCTAAAAGGAAACTTGGGTGCTGTAAGATCGATCCGTTTTTCATCCGACGGCCAGTTCATGATAGTTGCTGAACCAGCGGATTTCGTTCATGTGTACAATACAAAATCCAATTACACGGAAAGACAAGAAATGGACTTCTTCGGGGAGATATCAGGTGTATCAGTGAGTCCAGATGATGAATGTCTATATATAGGAATATGGGATAGGACATATGCTAGTTTGTTGCAGTATAACAAAAGACACAGTTATGGATACTTGGATTCTTACTTGTGA
- the LOC108454424 gene encoding uncharacterized WD repeat-containing protein C2A9.03-like isoform X2 → MSYQQVEGFDYMAEDFVDDMDEDSCGSAADGDVDADEYDMLTKVTDTSALQARKGKDIQGIPWERLNITRESYRLTRLEQYKNYENIPSSGETVDKEYKQIEKGGNYYEFFHNTRSVKPTILHFQLRNLVWTTSKHDVYLMSNYSVMHWSSLSCNLSEVLNFAGHVAPTEKHPGSLLEGFTQTQISTLAVKDNFMVAGGFQGELAFKHLDRKGITFCTRTTYDDNAITNAIEIYDSLSGGINFMASNNDCSMREYDTERFQLLNHFQFPWPVNHTSISPDRRLITVVGDHLDALLVDSQNGKAVATAVGHRDYSFASAWHPDGRVFATGNQDKTCRVWDIRKLATPVATLKGNLGAVRSIRFSSDGQFMIVAEPADFVHVYNTKSNYTERQEMDFFGEISGVSVSPDDECLYIGIWDRTYASLLQYNKRHSYGYLDSYL, encoded by the exons ATGTCTTACCAGCAAGTAGAGGGTTTTGATTACATGGCTGAAGATTTTGTAGATGATATGGATGAAGACAGCTGCGGTAGTGCTGCTGATGGAGATGTGGATGCCGATGAATATGACATG CTGACCAAGGTGACTGATACATCCGCTTTACAAGCGCGCAAGGGGAAAGACATACAGGGTATTCCGTGGGAAAGATTGAACATAACTAGGGAAAGCTATAGACTGACGAGGCTTGAACAGTACAAAAATTATGAGAATATCCCGTCCTCAGGTGAAACTGTCGACAAG GAATACAAACAGATAGAAAAGGGTGGGAACTACTATGAATTTTTTCACAACACGAGATCGGTTAAGCCTACAATCCTCCATTTTCAG CTCAGAAACTTGGTTTGGACTACTTCAAAGCATGATGTTTACCTTATGTCCAATTATTCAGTTATGCATTGGTCATCCTTATCATGTAATCTGTCCGAGGTCCTTAATTTTGCTGGGCATGTGGCACCTACCGAG AAACATCCGGGAAGTTTGTTAGAAGGTTTTACACAAACTCAAATAAGCACGCTAGCGGTCAAGGATAATTTTATGGTTGCAGGAGGCTTCCAAGGAGAGCTTGCTTTTAAG CACTTGGACAGAAAAGGCATAACCTTCTGTACTCGGACAACATATGATGATAATGCAATTACAAATGCTATCGAGATATATGACAGCTTGAG TGGTGGTATTAATTTTATGGCCTCGAATAACGACTGTAGCATGAGAGAATACGATACCGAGAGATTTCAACTTTTGAATCATTTCCAATTCCCTTGGCCTGTAAAC CATACATCAATCAGCCCGGATCGGAGACTTATTACTGTAGTTGGAGATCACTTGGATGCGTTGCTTGTGGATTCACAGAACGGAAAG GCCGTAGCCACAGCAGTAGGTCATCGAGATTACTCCTTTGCATCAGCATGGCACCCAGACGGACGGGTATTTGCCACAGGAAATCAAGACAAGACCTGCCGTGTATGGGACATAAGAAAGCTGGCAACGCCGGTTGCGACTCTAAAAGGAAACTTGGGTGCTGTAAGATCGATCCGTTTTTCATCCGACGGCCAGTTCATGATAGTTGCTGAACCAGCGGATTTCGTTCATGTGTACAATACAAAATCCAATTACACGGAAAGACAAGAAATGGACTTCTTCGGGGAGATATCAGGTGTATCAGTGAGTCCAGATGATGAATGTCTATATATAGGAATATGGGATAGGACATATGCTAGTTTGTTGCAGTATAACAAAAGACACAGTTATGGATACTTGGATTCTTACTTGTGA
- the LOC108456735 gene encoding probably inactive leucine-rich repeat receptor-like protein kinase At3g28040, whose protein sequence is MRTMGMLTKGSLHFLICLLLCMDYYYCMGDDESSSVQLNDDVLGLIVFKSDIKDPSSYLESWNEDDNSPCSWRFIKCNPNNGRVSEVSLDGLGLSGKIGKGLQKLMYLKVLSLSRNDFSGTIGRAFGVLNSLERLDLSYNNLSGSIPSTFVNMNSIRFLDLSGNSLSGSIPEELFQTCSSLRFLSLSENSFDGQLPSTLSKCSYLNYLNLSKNHFSGNIDFVSGIWSMYRLRALDLSYNSFSGSVPEGVLALHYLKKLHLQFNGFSGPMPADIGLCPHLDSLDFSHNLFNGPLPDSLQRLNLLVFFSLSNNMFTSEFPPWISSLSSLEHLDFSSNSLTGSLPSSTGNLKTLKYLRLSNNKLVGSIPAGLFYLGLEDMDLSDNRLNGSIPRGSSSLFESLRNLDLSRNNLEGTIPAEMGLFANLRYLNLSWNKLESRIPPELGLFPNLTVLDLRNNALSGDVAGDICESGTLVILQLDGNSLTGPIPDEIGNCSSLYSLTLSHNNLTGSIPKSISKLTELKILKLEFNELSGEIPKELGLLENLLAVNVSYNQLIGRLPVGGIFPSLDQSALQGNLGICSPLLKGPCKLNVPKPLVLDPDAYKGRMGDHRRRNESANPIRFHHRNSLSVSAIIAISAAVLIVCGVIIISLLNISVRRRLEFVETTLESMCSSSTRSGSPTAGKLILFDSKLSTNGIGNPEILLNKAAEIGEGVFGTVYKVPLNPQGRFVAIKKLVISNMIQYPEDFDREVRVLGKARHPNLISLEGYYWTPESQLLITEYATNGDLQTKLHERPASAPPLSWSNRFKIILGTAKGLTHLHHSFRPPIIHYNIKPSNILLDENYNPKISDFGLARLLTKLENHVISNRFQSALGYVAPELACQNLRVNEKCDVFGFGMLILELVTGRRPVEYGEDNVVILSDHVRVSVEQGNVLDCVDLSMGDYPEDEVFPVLKLALVCTSQIPSSRPSMAEVVQILQVIKTPVPQRMEPL, encoded by the exons ATGAGAACAATGGGGATGTTAACGAAGGGTTCTCTTCATTTTCTGATTTGCTTGCTTCTTTGCATGGATTATTATTATTGCATGGGAGATGATGAATCTTCTTCCGTTCAACTCAACGATGATGTACTTGGCTTGATAGTGTTCAAATCAGATATCAAAGACCCTTCATCTTATCTTGAATCCTGGAATGAAGATGACAACTCGCCTTGTTCATGGCGGTTCATCAAATGCAACCCAAACAACGGTCGTGTCTCAGAGGTATCTCTTGATGGGTTAGGATTATCGGGAAAGATCGGCAAAGGGCTACAAAAGTTGATGTATTTGAAGGTATTATCACTGTCTCGTAACGATTTCAGTGGGACAATCGGTCGGGCATTTGGTGTGCTTAACAGTCTTGAAAGGCTTGATCTTAGTTATAATAATCTTTCTGGGTCAATTCCTAGCACTTTTGTTAACATGAATTCGATTAGATTCCTCGATCTTTCCGGGAATTCTCTTTCGGGTTCAATCCCTGAAGAACTCTTTCAAACTTgttcttcacttagattcctttCTTTATCTGAGAATTCATTTGATGGCCAATTACCGAGCACATTGTCTAAATGTTCATATTTGAATTATCTTAATCTTTCCAAAAACCATTTCTCTGGTAACATAGATTTTGTTTCTGGGATTTGGTCGATGTATCGGCTTCGAGCTTTGGATCTGTCTTACAATTCATTTTCTGGGTCAGTTCCAGAAGGTGTTTTAGCATTGCATTACTTAAAAAAGCTCCATTTACAATTCAATGGCTTCTCAGGACCAATGCCTGCAGATATTGGACTATGTCCTCATCTAGATTCATTGGATTTCAGCCATAATCTTTTCAATGGACCACTTCCAGATTCTCTTCAGAGACTAAATTTATTGGTTTTCTTCAGTTTATCAAATAACATGTTCACCAGTGAGTTTCCTCCATGGATTAGTAGCTTAAGCAGCTTGGAACACTTGGATTTCTCAAGCAATAGTTTAACAGGTAGCTTGCCATCATCAACTGGTAATctcaaaactttaaaatatttgagATTGTCAAATAATAAGCTCGTTGGTAGCATACCAGCTGGTTTATTTTATCTGGGATTGGAAGATATGGATCTTTCTGATAATCGGTTAAATGGTTCGATCCCGAGAGGTTCAAGTAGTCTTTTCGAGTCTCTTCGAAACTTGGATCTGTCTAGAAACAATCTTGAAGGTACAATTCCTGCAGAAATGGGGCTTTTTGCTAACCTGAGGTACTTGAACTTATCTTGGAACAAGCTTGAATCAAGGATACCACCAGAACTCGGGTTGTTTCCGAACCTGACCGTGTTAGATCTTCGAAACAATGCTTTATCCGGTGATGTTGCAGGGGATATATGTGAATCTGGGACCTTGGTTATTCTTCAATTAGATGGGAACTCATTGACTGGGCCGATTCCGGACGAGATCGGCAACTGTTCGTCGTTGTACTCACT GACATTATCTCACAACAATCTAACCGGTTCAATCCCGAAATCGATTTCAAAGTTGACCGAGCTTAAGATTCTCAAACTCGAATTCAACGAACTAAGTGGAGAAATTCCAAAAGAGCTCGGGTTGTTGGAAAATCTTCTTGCTGTGAATGTATCATACAATCAACTTATAGGTAGGCTTCCTGTGGGAGGCATATTTCCAAGCTTGGATCAAAGTGCTTTGCAGGGAAATTTGGGGATTTGTTCGCCATTGTTGAAAGGACCATGTAAGTTGAATGTGCCGAAACCTTTAGTTCTCGATCCGGATGCGTATAAGGGTCGAATGGGTGATCATAGGCGACGAAACGAATCTGCAAACCCGATAAGATTCCATCATCGTAACTCCCTTAGTGTTTCTGCCATTATCGCAATTTCAGCAGCTGTTCTGATTGTATGCGGGGTGATAATTATCAGCCTCTTAAACATTTCAGTTCGAAGGCGACTCGAATTTGTGGAGACAACACTGGAAAGCATGTGTTCAAGTTCAACAAGATCCGGAAGTCCAACAGCAGGCAAGCTCATTTTGTTCGATTCAAAGCTATCGACTAATGGGATTGGCAACCCCGAAATCCTCCTCAACAAAGCTGCAGAGATCGGTGAAGGAGTATTCGGAACCGTTTACAAGGTCCCATTGAATCCTCAAGGAAGATTCGTAGCAATCAAAAAGCTGGTGATATCGAACATGATTCAGTATCCAGAAGACTTCGATCGAGAAGTTCGAGTTCTTGGAAAAGCAAGGCACCCGAATTTGATATCACTGGAAGGATACTATTGGACacctgaatctcaacttctgatAACAGAGTATGCAACTAATGGAGACTTGCAAACAAAACTCCATGAAAGACCAGCTTCAGCCCCACCACTTTCGTGGTCCAACCGCTTCAAGATAATCCTTGGAACAGCTAAAGGATTGACTCACTTGCACCACTCATTCAGGCCACCAATAATCCATTACAACATAAAACCAAGTAACATCCTCCTCGACGAGAACTACAATCCGAAGATTTCGGATTTCGGATTAGCAAGGCTTTTAACGAAGCTCGAAAATCATGTGATCAGCAACAGGTTTCAGAGTGCACTAGGATACGTAGCACCAGAGCTAGCATGTCAAAACTTAAGGGTCAATGagaaatgtgatgtattcggtttCGGGATGTTAATCTTGGAGCTTGTGACTGGACGAAGGCCGGTTGAGTATGGGGAAGATAATGTCGTGATACTGAGTGATCATGTTCGAGTTTCCGTCGAGCAAGGGAATGTGTTGGATTGTGTTGATCTAAGTATGGGTGATTATCCAGAAGATGAGGTGTTTCCAGTGCTGAAATTAGCACTGGTTTGTACTTCTCAAATACCTTCAAGCAGGCCTTCAATGGCGGAAGTGGTTCAAATACTTCAAGTTATCAAAACCCCGGTTCCACAAAGAATGGAACcattgtga